DNA from Gracilinanus agilis isolate LMUSP501 chromosome 3, AgileGrace, whole genome shotgun sequence:
TTTAAGACTCCTGTGCTGCAGCTGCTGGCAAGCCTTGGGGGAAGGGGTTCTGCACTCCAGGAGTGAAATTTGGGTGATTCAAATTTATGTAAAGCAAGAAGTGTCACTATATAGTAATTCTAATGAAGAAGTTGTTTAAAATACATGAAGAATTGAAATTCAAGGTATTCTGATCACCTTGTAATTCAGAATAATGACGATTTTGCTCATTGCAGACATCtacatgaattttattttctttttccaaaaatattcccttcttccaaacttccttattactgtcaagggcacACCACTACCTCCCAGTTACCCAGGCTTGCAACCTAGCGGTCATCCTCAGTCTAGTAAAGACTGAACAAAACTACTTGGAATGGAGCTATGCCTAAGACAAGTAAGGTGATAACACCTAGTTGCCCTTGATGAGTTTGTTACCTGTCCCAGAATTATTGTATTAGCCTTCTTAGTGATCTTGCTGCACCCATTCCAAAAGAACTAGAAGATATGATTTTTGAGCCACTGTCTGTGATCCTTGAGAGACTgtggagaaaatattttcatcagaTATTTCTGATTTAggtctgatgttcaagatttatAGGGATTTGATACAACTTTATAAGACCAGAAaagtagtcaaaagatatgaacagtcaTCAGGAAAATTACAACCATTGATTACTACATGAAAGATTGTTCCAAATCATTATAAGAAGAAAAGTGCAAATTAAGATAAGAGGTTTTACCTCACAGGAAATTGGCCAGTGatgaaaaaaagactgaaatagtCTATGCTAGAGAGGCTGTGTGGGAAGCACACCAATAAGGaataggggaagaaaaagggaagggacatTTACTAAACAgctagtatgtgccaggtactatgctaagcactattcaaatattatctcacttgatcctctcAACACCCTGGGAAGCAAGagctactattatctccattttacagttgaagaaactcaggcaaataaattaagtgacttgcctaaggtcacaatgCTGGTAaagcctgaggtcatatttgaacttgggtcttcctgactccaaacccagcactctgtctactgtcCCAGCTGCCTCTGTGAATTAGCCATCcttaattcttccttctcttttattacCTATATCCATCTAGTTGTCAAGTCTTATCAGTCCTATATCCATGACTTCTTTCACAACCATTCTCTCCCTTCACTCATTCAGCtcaatttagtaaacatttattaaatgtgctaggcactatgctaaacaatgaaaatacaaaaagaggcaagagtcagtccttgcccttaaggagcttatagtctcATGGGGAAAACAGCATGCAAGCAAACAAAAATGGGATAAGTAGAAACTGTTAAAAGAGGGAAAGTTCAGGAATGGAGAGGAGTCAaggaaggctttctgtagaaggtgggatatTACTTGGAATTTTAAGGAAGCTAGGGAGGTCAGAAGgtggagatgagaaagaagaattttccaggcttgagggacagccagagagaaggCCCAGAGCCAAAAGATGGTGTGTCTTCTTCTTTGGCTAAGAGGCCAATGTCATGGAATAAAGAATAAATGATGGGGAATAAGGTGTGAGGAGACTGAAAAGGTAGAAGGTTAGGAAGGACTTTGGATGCCAAACaatgcattttgttttttctcttggaagcaatagggagctactggaggttactgagtggagggagggaagagggagaggtgaCATGAGCAGATCTATGCTTTAAGAAGTTCATTTTAATAGCTAAATGGATGTCaaggtatatatctatatatatattccattgagaggaaaagaatatggagaaagaaaattaaatgcagGACATTCTGTCTCCTTCTTTGCCTTTATGCAAAAGGGTCTTCCAAGTCACTTTCTGCCTCACTGCTGCCTCATAGAATTCTGCTAACCCTCCCAACAGTACATGTACACCTTTCCTGACCTTTCATCTTTGTCCCTTCTCTCCATATTAGCACTTTCTTcttgaaaaatgtatatttagtTGTATTCATATttcttcagtagaatgtaaatttccCCAGGATCTAACACAATACTTTGCACATATTAGATACATAAATGGTcattaaacaaaaaaagacaaatgtaaTCATTCTCTAAGGAAAGATTTCCTCTGAGAGTTGTCCAAAAGTCAAATGGGCTGCTTCAGATGTGGGTTCAATCTTATTACCACTAAAGTCAAGTATGTTATAGAGTAGGTCCTTGTCCAAAAGAAGGTGGGTTGTATTCTATCTTCTGAGATTCAATGAGGCCTATGCCTCTCAGGGAAATATTTCTCCTGGCCCCACTGATCTCAGAAGTGAAATTCCAAACAATTATTCAGTTCTTCCTGTATCAGGCCTTAGGACAGTCTGATAGGGAACCATGAGCTAGGAGGTATATGTGTTTGAAAGAATAAGACTGGGCAAAGTACTCCCCTTCACCTAAAAGTTTAGctacctcagtttttccatcagAATCATTAACAGGTAAAGTCTAACACATAGCAAGCAGTTATCACCCTTTGGACTCCCAAAATGGGACTTGGTTCTAGGTAATATAGTTACAATAAAAAGAGTATGCAACAAACACAAATCCTAGAATGGCAAGTGTACAAAAGAGAGCCCACATATGAGTCTTGCCTACAGAGAATATGTAGTCCAGGACACTAAGCAAACTTGTTGCCTATAATCATAAATGCCAGGTACATAACACTAGAGCTGGAAAGTGCCTCAAGCCATCTAGGCCAGCCCCAACATTGTACAGATAAGAAACCttaagcccagagaggttaaaggacACATGTAATTAATGAAGGAATTCAGCAATTCAGATTGGCAAACCTCAAGCAAAGTCCAGTGCTCAGTGATCTAATGGGGGGAGGATATAATAGGTGTACAGAGAAGTGTGATAAAGACAAAGCACTTTTAAGAAAGGAAGTGGGGTGATGGGGGGAGgtacatctaggtggctcagtgtatggatagccaggcttggagatgggaggtcctgagttcaaatctgacctcagatacttccaaagctttgtgatcctgcacaagtcacttaaccctgattgtttAGCCCTAACtactcttgtgccttagaaccaatacacagtattctaagacagaagggatgggtttaaaaaaaaaaaaaaaaaggaaggaaggaaggaaggaaggaaggaaggaaggaaggaaggaaggaggaaaaagagacagagcATGGttgaatatttgagaaataacaTTGCACATTGTTGGGGTAGTTGTAATAGCTCCTCAGCTCAGCAGATTAGGCCATGGAAGAGCAGGGGAACCAAGGCCACATGTTGATTTCCATAAGAGACCAGTTAGCTTCATCATATAGAGCCTGCCCGGTGTCTGGCCAACTGTCTCACAAATGTGTCATTAAGGAAAACATTGAAAGCCTGAGTAAAAGATGACTGAGGCAGCCTCCAATAACTCTGCTGTCAGAAGAGCTCAGTGTAGTACAGGACTTGGGTATAGAAAGTGATTCTtggatgttttctttcttttcatctgttTATAGTTCCAATGAGAAGTCAGAAAATCTTTAGAGATGACCGACATGTAAAAATTCCCCTTTAAAGGTGTGcagttttttttcccattgttctCTCTTACTTTGACTGTGCAACACATGCCTTCTTTCCACCATGCCAGCAAAGGACAATGAAGACTTGATCCTTGACAGGGTTAAGaggtgtcatattcaaactctgggagttgtgagtctcgccttgattgacaggtgaagacagttggagacatcggaatgttcccagatgccatgaggacaagaggaaaggcagttggccagaggatataaataccctgacagccatctgacaGGGGCTTTTGGCTTTGACCCTTGGCCTggaacccttggccttggacattgatctctgatcttggagcattgacctgtggatctctTGACtgtgggtcctctgattctctctgaattccccctagatatttagacatctgaatcatcattagatatttaggtatctgggcccaggTGGGAaccaggaagaaggaaggagaagaagcagagggaggtaagggaggtatttcctgacagctgtaggactgacataacaactggcaataagaagctgagagagatcATCGATAAATGTATCAACCAAGTAGATCACTTTCTCTGatttggctgtggccaagctgaaccagaggaggtgaagaacaagagctccagcattactgaaacagcctacagtcctgagggattagtggtcatagccattagtgacagggtctcctatccccaatccattcctgattattcctttcccttattaacatctatagataaagtttattaagtaccttcctgagtagttattaaatcacaactcttggggagggagcaacgcagtcagatgaaaatgttatccaaggctaatagagccaatccaaccccaggtgggacctgaaagggttacccattcaCCTGACCTTTAGAGATCCTGCCTGGGTGCTGTTATCAAGAAGGGGCagttataacatccagctgagtgacaggacttGGGTGTCCTTGTaccagctatcaagggaatcTAAGGCACAGCTTCCTtgattaatataccctataataactataatagtagaaaaagataccttctttataacaaagGGAAAACCTCTTCTAGCTTGTATAAAAGCCTAATCACCTTAATTCGATCTTATGCCACTGTGGTAAAACTTCTTGATTCAGTAATAAAGTTTACTATTGCCCAGCCAGGGAATTAAAGAAACCAATCAAGGTTAGTTAGTGGTAGGAGCTATACTGAAGCAGCAGTAAGACCTCACACTAGGTCCGATTCAGGAAAACTTtgtgagtccaaatctgacctcagacacttactatatgaccctggacaagtcagttaaccctatttgcctcaggtatctcatctgtaaaatgagatggagaaggactggcaaaccactccagtatctttgccaagaaaactccaaatgggatcatgaagagttggaatgACTGAGAAATAACTGAAATGAGGTTTagaaagtattttcctcacaCCCTGTGAGATAGGCATCTTCAttcaagtgacttatctaagcCAGGACTAGGGAAAAGCTACAGCAGTTccaccctcctccccccaccatcCCAAAGGATATTTCTGCTGCTGATAGATTAGGAACTTCATCTTCAATTGTGGCCTTAAAACAAGAGTGACTCAACTTAATCAAAAACATTCCTTAGAATAGACTGCTTTTAAGCTCAGTTTTATAACTCATTATAAGGAAACTCCTATTGAACTCCCTTTCTTGGGATGGTATTTCTTTGGGCAAGAGCATCTAAGTCACTTGATAggcttatttcttattttttaaacccttaccttccctcttggaatcaatattgtgttttggttccaaggcagaagagtggtaagggctaagcattgggggttcagtgacttgcccaggatcacacagctaggaagtgtctgaggccagatttgtatcaaggacctcccatctctaggcctggctctcaatccagagccactcagctgcccctgggtctattttttttttttaattttttaaacccttaacttctgtgtattgacttattggtggaagattggtaagggtaggcaatgggggtcaagtgacttgcccagggtcacacagctgggaagtgtctgaggccggatttgaacctagaacctcctgtctctaggcctggctctcaatccactgagctaccccctgGGTCTATTTCTTTTTGAAAGTACCGAGGGGGAGTTTGGAAGGCTCTTCTAGGCCAGATCTGCACCATTTTGGTTTTCCTGAGCTGCTGATAACTCTTATCTTGCTAGTTCTAAAGCAGATTTTACCCTTCCTTCCCTACTCCCAGGCCTCTGGAAGTCATTAATAGCTGCTGAGTAGAGAATGAcattaggaagaaaggaagccagAAGAGATGGGTGGGAGTTTTCAGCAAATGAGGGATTTCTCTAAACCTTTGATCTGGCCCTGGAGCCAAACTTACTGTAACTCAGCCTGCTGTCCACTCCTCCTCACCTGTGTACAGTTCTACACCTCATCTGGCCTGGCCTGTGGACTATTGGAAAAGTATTGATTGGCTAGAGAGTCAGGTCacttttgattcttctttctgGCCTTGTAGGAATGGAACAGAGCAAAGTCTTTGTTTTTGGAGGGATGTTAGGAAAGGCTGGAGAAAACAGTGAGAGAAGTGTGCTTTAGAGGTgaaaaacttatgtagaaaaaCTCCTGTTCTATTGGATGTTTTCAAATGTCCAGAGGCTACCTGATATTTAGAAGTCACTGAGTGGTGACTATGACACAAATTTGTCAAACTCGAACATCTGCCTTTGCTAATTAGGCTGCATCCTGattgagaaaaaaatactttctcaATAGAACAATGAGAAGTTTCCTATTTTAAGGAATCTTGTGGTGATTTTTTGTCAGATGAATTTCATGGATGTCACCTGAGAAAAATATGTTTTGACCCAGAAGGTGGGCCAGTCATGTAATAAGCTCCAGCTCAGGTTCTAGTGGTATCCAGGTAATGTTAAGAGATGTAAAAGAAGGTATGAGGGCCCCTCACTGGCATGACAGATGGGCCTTTGTAAAAGATACATGAGAGCACAGGAACAAGACAGTGAGGGCAAGGAGGGCTGGTTGAGCAATGGCCTTTAGGGGAGCACTCTCATTGAATAGAAATGTGTTGTTAATGAAAACAACAATGTTGTGGTACTTCTGAATATTTGTGGCATCACCAGATTTCTAATCTAGCAAAAAGGTCATCAAATGGCCTGAATTGGTTGTTTCTTCAATAAGATTATTTGGCCCAGCCCCAACCAAGAGCCTCTTTGCTTCTCTTCATAGACACTGCCCAACATCTCTGACCTGTATCTAAGTGATGTGCCCCCTGTCCCTACTTTGGCTGATATCGCCTGGATAGCAGCAGATGAAGAAGAAACCTATGCTCGAGTCAGGTAAGGTGTGGGAACCAGGCCTACGTGCAGCAGAGCCTAGAATTTGACTGGTAAGGACATGAGAATTGTGGGTTCCCTGCCTCTTTGCAGCCTTAGAGTTCTAGGTCttcattaattcaacaaacattgtaCAAGGGCTTGTGCTCCttgctggagataaaaagataagAACAGCACAGTCCTTGATCTCAGTTTACGATCTcatttgcatatatacatgtatgcaaatAGTTGTTACAGAAGTCAGTGAAGTGAATAAAGGAGGTATGGGCAAGGTGATCAAAGAAATTTGTAAgaaattgctttttttctgtgtgtgtgtgtgttttttaagaagtttattgatgtcttttatttacattttcatagtATGAATGTTCATATTCATATATTCAcatccttcctccatccctacccagagagccatcccatgtaataaatagtatttaagaGGAGGAAAAATCATAACTGACCATAAAGGAATAGATTGGGGGTGTCCTCATATCTGAAGTGATAGTAAAGACACTAGCAGGTAGAAATTGCAGGTAGGGCCTTCTACACATTGAAGCTTTTGAGCAAAAGCATGGGAATAGAAGAGTCCTTTGAAATTTGGTTGAGACACTGAATGTGTGAATAGGaggtaaaatgagaaatttggacaTGGGAGTTAGAATTGGATTATATGAAAGACTTTgataatttatacttttttcaGTGTGCAGTGAAGAACCTCGGAAAATGTTTATATAGAGGAGTAGCCTGATCAGAATGGCACTTTGGAAACTTAATTCATATACAGCTTAGAAATAAATGTACTTCCTGGatcaaaaatgcttttaaaaggaCTTCAATTAAAATGTATCCTATGAGGTTCTTTCCTAAGTAAATGGCAAcacatttttctgaatttcatcATTTCTACTACATACTATCATCAGCAAATGCTGATTGTTGTCAGGGAGAATAATATTAGCTCTAATATATATCTCACATGCATTTCTCCCTTCTTAGAAGGTATCTGATTTCAAGATACCACAagaagcagtttttgtcaaatagtgggggtttttgtccccaaagctgggttctttgggtttaccaaagaccgtcttgctgaggtcgcttacccctagtttattccactgatcctcccttctgtctctttgccagtaccatattgttatgatgaccactgctttataggacagtttaagatctggtactgctaggccactttccttcatattttttttcattatttcccttgatattcttggtcttttgttcttccaaatgaacttgtcatagttttttggtaatttaataggtatggcactaaacaagtaaattaatttggatagaatagtcatttttatcatgttagctcatcctacccattagcactcaatgtttttccaattgttttgatctagttttaattgtgtggaaagggtttcatagttgggTTCGTATAAtttctgcatttgtcttggcagatagattcctaggtattttatattgtctagtatgattttgaatggaatttctctttctaactcttcctgctgtgatgtgttggaaatatatagaaatgctgatgatttatgtgcatttgttttgtatcagtAGGGACCTATTTAACCTAAGGCCTTGGACCCAAGGAAAGAATTATGACTACTTTTCATTTTAGTTGGATAGTTTGTGTTTGAAGATGGAAGCATGGGCAAGAATACTTGGACTTCTAGATCCAAGTGGGTCCAGCTAGCAAAATTGAGTCTTTTCCTCCAATTTCTAGGAGTGACACCCGGCCCTTGAGGCATAAGTGGAAGCCCAGCCCACTGTTCGTCATGCAACGCAATGCCTCAGTGCCCAACCTTCGAGGGCAGGAGGAAAAGCTCCTGGCCTTAAAGAAGCCTGGCCTACCAGCCCTAAGCCGAACTACCGAACTACAAGATGAGCTAAGCCACCTACGCAGCCAAATTGCCAAGATTGTGGCAGCAGATGCAGGTAGGAGCCCAAAAAGCTTCAAAGAATCAAATACCAACTCCAGGAAGCAAACAAGAAAATCAGAGTACTAGGTCCCAGGAGGAAGCCAGTGTCTTGAGCATCAGTAGTAGTAGGACAAATATCCTGTAATAGGGGTTTCCTGAAActctcttcatgtttttttcatggCAACAAGGAAACAAGTTTGAGAGGCACCTCACTCTGTTGTAGGCCTTCCTCTTCCCAATATGGGCAAAAGCTGAAGTCTTTAACAAACCAACCTGAGATTTGAAACCAATTATGTTTCTTGGACTCCTCTGCCATAGAGACAAATCTCCAATCAGCTTTGTCCACACCTTCAAgttcttattttcaaaaaaataaaggctCCACCTTTGCCAGCAAGAGATATTTCCCAAGAATTGTTTCTTTCCCCCTTCACCTGAAATCAGGACTCCATTGTGCCATTTCTCTGGTTGTTTCACACCTACAGAGATGAGCTTATCATAGAGACAGTAGGCACAGATGAAGTGGGGGAAAAGAGCATAAGGAACTACAATAGCCAGGAATACTAGAAGTCTCTCTAGAGTTACTATATCTAGCCTTTTCCTACCCCTAACCTGCTAGTCACATTATTTTTCTCTCCCaaaatttcatgtttttttctgcaGGGATGTTGAGAAATTAGAAGAAATTCAGCTCCCTAAATCAGGGCTTATGGAGAGTTTCCTTCATTTTTTGGTTTCTTAGTTTGAGAAGAATGACCAGGATATGGTCTTACACGTAAAGCAGGGATCCCTTGCAGACCTGAAATAGATACCTGActattaaatgtattaaatatgtTGAACTGGGGGTTGGAGAAATTAAAAGCAGGAGTTTCTTTAGGAGGGGAGGGTGCCAGGACAGGAGTTCTCTTTGCCATCTTCCAAGAGGAACATAATATAAcgaaaagaatactgaattttgCAGAGATTCAAGTTTTGGTTCTACAGCTTGGCTATATGCCCCTAAGCAAGTTATTTCCCTTCAGTGGGCCTCTTCAGGAAGGTAATGATCTGAaaaggctcttctgccttgaacatTCTATGTGTTACCTAAAAAGCACATTGCAAACCTGTCCCTTAATAAATGGGAAGAAAGCTTCTATTGATTCCTGTTAGTGGTGCTTCCTGAGCTATGGCAGAATCCATAGCAAGACCATTTTGTCATGGCGACAACACAACTATTGCTCAATTGTCTTTTCTTGTGGTAAGAAAATGTTGTGTCTTGGCTCCAGTGCCCACCAACacctgttgttttctttttcagcttcGGCTTCATTAACGCCAGATTTCTTATCTTCAGGAAGTTCAAATGTCTCTTCTCCCTTACCTTGTTTTGGATCCTCATTCCACTCTACAACTTCCTTTGTCATTAGTGACATCACAGAGGAGGCTGAGTTAGAAGGTCCTGAGCTTCCATCGGTTCCCATGCTTTGTTCTGCCAGCTCTGAATGTTGCAAACCTGACTCCAAAGCTGCCTGCAGCTTGACTGAAGATGAGGACTGTGTGTCTCTCTCGAAGGCTAGCAGCTTTGCAGACATGATGGGCATCCTGAAGGATATTCACCGAATGAAGCAGAGCCAAGACTTGTAAGTGGGGATGGGAAACTCAATCTTGCTTGTCCCTTTTGGTACCATTTAGCCATCATTTGGCAGCAGGGGTCCTCTGCACTGTTGGCCAGCTACCTTGCCCATAGGCCCCAGAAATCTCCATAAGGATTGATTTGTTGACACAAAACAACCTCTTGCTGCAATTACCATAGAATCAGAATCTTAGATCTGGACAATTCAGACCTTAGAGAGCTTGTTATGCAACCCCAGTGGCATCTAGTGGTTATCCAGGGGCTATGTTAAATATTTCACTGCTGAGGGAAAGACTCGTTTCTCATGTCCTTTCAAATGCATACACTTTCATTCATTCCCTCTTCTActccctctccctcacctcaACCTAAGGAAATCATCATTGACAGATTTCAGAATTTCTACTTT
Protein-coding regions in this window:
- the MTFR1L gene encoding mitochondrial fission regulator 1-like isoform X2; this translates as MSSNITIPIWQNKPHGAARSVVRRIGTNLPLKPCPRASFQTLPNISDLYLSDVPPVPTLADIAWIAADEEETYARVRSDTRPLRHKWKPSPLFVMQRNASVPNLRGQEEKLLALKKPGLPALSRTTELQDELSHLRSQIAKIVAADAASASLTPDFLSSGSSNVSSPLPCFGSSFHSTTSFVISDITEEAELEGPELPSVPMLCSASSECCKPDSKAACSLTEDEDCVSLSKASSFADMMGILKDIHRMKQSQDLNRSLMKEEDPAVLISEVLRRKFALKEEDISMKGN
- the MTFR1L gene encoding mitochondrial fission regulator 1-like isoform X3 produces the protein METDSTLPNISDLYLSDVPPVPTLADIAWIAADEEETYARVRSDTRPLRHKWKPSPLFVMQRNASVPNLRGQEEKLLALKKPGLPALSRTTELQDELSHLRSQIAKIVAADAASASLTPDFLSSGSSNVSSPLPCFGSSFHSTTSFVISDITEEAELEGPELPSVPMLCSASSECCKPDSKAACSLTEDEDCVSLSKASSFADMMGILKDIHRMKQSQDLNRSLMKEEDPAVLISEVLRRKFALKEEDISMKGN
- the MTFR1L gene encoding mitochondrial fission regulator 1-like isoform X1; this encodes METDSTIPIWQNKPHGAARSVVRRIGTNLPLKPCPRASFQTLPNISDLYLSDVPPVPTLADIAWIAADEEETYARVRSDTRPLRHKWKPSPLFVMQRNASVPNLRGQEEKLLALKKPGLPALSRTTELQDELSHLRSQIAKIVAADAASASLTPDFLSSGSSNVSSPLPCFGSSFHSTTSFVISDITEEAELEGPELPSVPMLCSASSECCKPDSKAACSLTEDEDCVSLSKASSFADMMGILKDIHRMKQSQDLNRSLMKEEDPAVLISEVLRRKFALKEEDISMKGN